The genome window TATCTAGTTATGCATATGATGTAGTATGCATCATCTTATAGCTCATTACACTTCACTCAAGTACTTCTATGTGAAACAGCGACCATTGAATCAAGCATTTTAATGAAAAACTTTTGAGGTTCTTAAGCAGACGCCCTAGGTGGATCGCTTATGACTAGGTTTGGGATCTTGGTAGCATCAGAGCAGAGCTTTGGCTTTGCGGCGATACTATCTGTCGTGGGAAGAACAAAGTCATTGCTGGACCAATGCTAGTAgatgcaaaataaaaaaaggtATTTTTCAGGCTTCAAATTCTACAACATAACAACTTCAAAGCTTTAATCACACTCATACTGAGTCATACAGTATGTTGGTATTCTAAGAAAAAGACCACTCTGCTCGAAACATACAAAACGAGAAAATGAAAACTGATGAGCTGATTTACAGAGGGTAAAATGTAAAAACGGAAGAATTGTCGAGAGTGGGATTTGAACCCACGCCCTTTCGGACCAGAACCTTAATCTGGCGCCTTAGACCAACTCGGCCATCTCGACTTTTTCccaattttgatatttaatctAAGTAAACATATCTAGATCAAGATTCTTGCTTTTGGTCTGCATCAAAACATATTCATCTACGATTCATATGAATCATATCCATATATCCTCAAAACCAACCAAATTAGAAActcaaaacaacaaaaatacatacacacacaactTGGTTTTTGTACATATAATCCATTCATGAATTCTTGAAAATTTAAAAGGGTTTTTGTATGGTTCACAAACACAACTTCTTTGTACTCATGTGATACACACACCTATATATACACTACTATATATTGATTTCTATTTCTCTGTTCAATGGCTGATGTGATTAGATTATCTTTTAATTCCTTAAGGCTTTCATCTTCTTGTTCTTTACTGACATCTTTGAATTCTCTGTATCCTAGTCCAAACCCCAATCCAagatttttcaagaaaattgtTAGTGTTGCTGTTAATTCTTCTTTATCTTCAACTTGTGATTTTGTTCCTCAATTATCGAAAATACCCAGAAGGGATTTGCCATCTTTTAAGGTAAAGTTTTCACCTTTAGTCATAAATGTTgctgtatatgtgtgtattgtTGCAATTTTAGTGCATATGATGCTTATGACGGTTAGGGTAGATGAATTCTTGAATTGTTTGTGAGATTTGAAATTGGATACGATATAATGTTTGAATGAATTAGCGAGCTGTACTTGTATGTAGGTTATAGGATTTTGGGACTTAAATACCCCTTATGGAACTCTACAAAATCTATTGAAGTTATTATGTTTCTCTGATATCCAAAGTCGGTTTTTTGATGATCATACAGTAATGTTATGTGATTAACTTATTGAATTATTGTTGCTGAAAACTGAACTTGTTGCCTTTGATCTATGAAAAATCTTGGTACCGGGTTTCTTGTAAGTTGAGCAACTTAAAATTCTGCGAAATTAGGGTGATTAGACAGTTTACAACGATTATATTAGTGGACATAAGTGAAAAACGTTTATTGTGTTTGTTATGATATGGTAAGTAAAACTATCTGTTTTAGTTCAGGTAAATAAATAGCAACCAAATGgaaaataatatttctttttactaTAAACTTAGTTCTTGCAATGTTTCATTGGTAGCTTGGTAATAACATGAGAAATACGATTGACAAAATTTTTAGTGGGTACTATTGCAAGACTATTGCAAGAAATGTAGGTGTGAAACTTAGCTTGTTTCCATACTATGAGACCgtttgggtaaacttaaaaATGGCTCGGGGATTATAGGGACTTAATGTGATAAGTGCGTAGCTTAGATTGTGTGTTACAGGTGACtaatgagttattaaaaatgtaataataaaaataaatttaataggtTAATTATTTAAGTGATGAAACTGACTTTTATTGAAAAATCATAGAAATagaatatgtttttaaaaaaagtactccctccatctcactTTAAGTGTCtactttgccaaaaaaaaaaaatcccaaaatatgtgtcatactctttaacccatgtaatttttttactagtttcaatatagtattaaatacaaccaacaaACCCCCTCATAAATTCATTAATGCAGGAAATATGAAtgtatagtactccctccatcccacaatacatgtctcttttgaaaaaattacgcatattaagaaaacattaattagataaaaatttctCACTTGTGcccctaataaatgcatgaatgtagacTCTTATTTAACCcttattaattgttatacaactttAAACAAGGGTAATTTTGgaataatgtcaatatatttgcattggaaaattaaagtggacaagtattacgggacaaattttttttccaaaagagacttatattgtgggacggagggagtataatttgaAGTGAAGAAAGGTAAACTACAGAGTATTTAAGTAGGAGTAATGCTATgcgtaattaatatttataaataaccaaggtgaataggtgtgtgaagataatgataaaaacattatattaattgtttcttaatatgtgtgaaatttacgaagtggacacttaaaatgggatggagggagtacatccTACTAAGTTCCGACTTTAAGCCAGTTTCTGGCTTATTTCAATCTTTAAGTCAATTTCGAGCTTATGACACAAATAGACATAATAGACATTTTTCaggataaaatcaaaaataacttTAAGCCCAAAGCTCAGGCAAACAGGCTCTATGAATAGtatatgggtttgtctagtgtgtgcccatgagcacatgctaagcactaaaatctatgaatttgggaggttttgattggtgtggttatTTTAAATGCAagggggtccatcattattaaggaGTGTAAACCAatcaaaaccatccaaatttatagattttagtgtttaacatgtgcccatgggcacaccatagaaaaaccgatagtATATTATCTATTTGCTTTAGCTCATTGAAGAGTCTTTTACACTCATTGGCATGTTGTCGGGGACATACAAATACTTATTTCAGTATTGAACATCCTGAAAAGCTCTATGTAGTTAAATGGCGAAAGTCTTACTTTTCCTTGTCACATATTTTTGCATTTTGCCAAATCtgccttagagcatctccaatcattgaaaacccttagctaaaaggtgagttggcatactaaaaataaaaaaaattagccaccagctcgaaaaactcaattccaaccatacccagctgttgtctataattttagccaacctcctatggatggctaaatttgtcgaaccactacaggtttgtaagaaatctgtaggaagattgcacatcatttattaccatattgaactgatatattctattttaacaatctaaaatattaataacatactatttttaaattatagccaaccaatatagccaataccattgaaacaaaatgtcttacaggttcagcaaattttacataatgtcttatagGTCCcgtttagccaacgattatagccaacgccgttggagatgctcttatggtCAGATACTTTATATTTTGAATCCATCGTCCATGCCCTTTTTCCACAATGATTATCCTATTTAGGAATGCCCTATTCATATACAACATCTCTTTTGCACTACAATTTCCAAATTACCATTAATCATATACACTCTATGTCAAAGTGTTAGTCAGAACATTTCGTCTATATACTAACTTATTTTTCATCTACAAATTTAGACTCTTTTGAGTTTTGATGCCCCAACACCCACATTTACTTACCATACCCTTGAAGGGAGTTTTATACAATAATGTCAAGAAGTAGCCCTACTTATCTCAATTTATGCACTCTCAGCTATCGCAATTGAAGTAAGATggatatatttgtgtgtgtgtgtgtgtgtgtgtgttatgaCTCTCTGATTTGTTTAATCGTCAGTTGTTTTTAGCTCCTGAATTGCTCAAATTTGATTTAGGCATGTAATTGATAAATGAACCAAGCTACTGTACGTTTTCTGTGTATATTTGTGACATGTGTCATGTGTTGCTTAAATATGGGTTCTTGTACGACTGATCACTGTCGCATAATTATTTATGATTCACTGGTTGTTTGCTCATGAAAAATTTTAGAATAATCTAAATGTAATTGATAAGTAAACCAACCTGCTAGATGTTtgtcttgtatatatatgtgagcTTTCTCAGTTCACGTTCAAATATGCCGAGTGCTTACATATGATATCTTGTTGGACTTATATTTGTAATTTCTGGTACATCACGGGTGCTATTgactttataattaatatttagtaGGAATCTGTTTGTAAGCATTCTAATACATGCATCACTAGTTCACTACTTATTAATTTTCTGTAGTCAGTTTGTGCTCTTTGATTACGTTTTATTGCTTATATAATTGGTTTATAACAAATGTACTGCCTTCATTGGGTGGAAAATCTGCTTCAGGTACAAGCAACTATTGCTGAAACTGATCAGCCAAAATGGTGGGAAAAAACTGCTGGGCCGAACATGATAGACATTCATTCGACACAAGACTTTTTGAATGCTTTGAGTCAGGCTGGAGAAAGACTAGTAATTGTTGAATTTTACGGCACCTGGTGTGGTTCTTGTAGAGCACTATTTCCGAAGGTAGCCATCAATTAATCCGCTTTTTGAGTTTCAGATTATCCTGTAGACATTGGTCAGTCACACACTCTAAATTCAACTTTTTTGAGATCAATACCCCGTGATTATTTTTGTTCTTTCATCCCTGTTTCCTTGTGGTAGTTTTCCTTTAGAACTGTTTTGATCATCTTcttgaataaatcaaaaattcattAATCTTATTTGTGCAGTATGCTCAACTGGAAAAATATTGTAATAAGTAATAATAACACCTGCCGCCTGCTGTATGTTAGcacctaaaaattaaaaatataaatttcccGGTCTTAGATGATATGGTATATAGATCCTACTTGTTCTTTCATAATTCATGGATTGAATATCTGTCCATCTGCAGCTATAAAAGTATGTATTTGCACGGTATAGAGAGAAAGATGTATTCTAGTGGGGGTGCTTTGTGTAATTGAACttttttcttgtttgttttctAATTGCTTTTATTCCCTCACAACATAGTCTACACattaaaatgtgtgtgtgtgtgtgtgtgtatcagtgcatgtgtgtgtgtgtttgtgcaACAATTGATGCCAACCGGTAAGTGAGAAATTTTTGGAGTTGAGGCGTTAATATTTGCATTTGAAGAGTACTATTGATTGAGTATTTCAAATTATCGCTTTTCGACTTGGAATTATTTTTCTATTGGATAATGGAgtaggatttcaaatgaaatttaaatccAACTTTTTGTGTGTgtccaaacatgtcatttgatcaaatccaaagtctcaaatgaaattaaaattcCCAAACATGCCATAAAGTAAATATGCAGTAATGTGAACCTTTGGAGCAGTGGCGTAGGCACATATTAAGAATCACACGGATTATATACTTTATTAACATTCTACCGGCGATCATGTCAGTtcctgaacaaataagcacGTCCATCACCATTGTCTCCTTGCTTCCACTCATAAACGAGAAAATACACTTTATGCATACCAAGTgtagaattttatttataattttgttaaatattgcCAATCAGGAAGACATACCTGTTCTCAGAAGTACTCTAGTAGCAGGCCTCCTGAATGACATTTTGCTTATACTACAATGTTTAGCACAAGTTAGGATAATGCAGCTCCGCCAGATCCATATATTAGGAGTTCGATCTTCATTGTTTAGTATTGTTTCTGCTTCTTACTATTGGTGATTTTAAACTACTATCTGATATAATATAGTGTTGAATTTCCTAGCTCTGCAGAACAGCACAAGAACATCCTGAAATCATGTTCTTGAAAGTCAATTTCGATGAGAACAAGCCTATGTGTAAAAATTTGAATGTGAGGGTGCTTCCTTTTTTTCACTTCTACCGTGGAGCCGATGGACAGCTTGAAGCATTTTCCTGTTCACTTGCCAAAGTAAGTCAACTTGTGGTTTTTTTATACTCAGTTCCCCATATTCATTTTTCAAGACTCATagccaaaaagaaaaagaaagcatATCAGTTTAGAAATCCTTTCAATTTGTATGTGATATAGCTAGGAAACGAAAAGAAAAAAGCATATCAGTAAGAATTAAGTTGCATACTTAAACTAAGCATGTTGCTTACAGAAAGTTCACCTAAATTTGGAAAAAAGATCAAGGATATTGAAGTTGTATATGCTGGATTTGATTAGTGCTAATCTAGCgaatttgatttgttctatGGTACTTAACAAAGAGCCATATGAATCCAATACTCTCTAATACAAATAAAACCATATTGTAGTTTCAAAAGATTAAGGACGCTATCCAGATGCACAATACAGATCGCTGCAGCATTGGACCGCCGAGAGGTGTTGGAGATCTTAACCTTGAAGCTGTCTCTGCTCCAAAGGATAAACAAGCGGGCACTTCTTGAAGATTGATTTTCTTGATTCAAGTATCTGTCTATAGTTTGTATCCCTAGTTTTTACTCTGTCACAGTTACAGTGAGAAGggttatatctattttttatgtatatttgtagtttcatatgGAAATAATAGCAATCAGAGGTTGTTTACGAGGCTTTTGCATTTCTGGCTTGGAACTTTATAAGTTATGGGTGTGGTACAGAAGCCAGGGCACATGATTATAAACTCAACAAGATTTCAAATCTTAATGAATGCCCTGTCTTTAACAAAGCCAACTGTTAACTATCCTTTCCACACAGATTACTTTTTCTTGTCTGGATCCATTTGATTCATATTTAGCCCTCTTTCTAGGTCTAAATATTAAAGTTAAAAGTTTAtgaattcaattttttaattgaaaaagggttttgcttaattaattaagtttatttttaactgtttataaataaaaaagtgTTCAAATTAATATAACTTTTTACAAGAATACAATTTATTCTTTCCAGGACTCTAATTTTACTATTGTAGAGATGGTTTGGCTGATTTCtcatattatatttcaatatttgcaatgaaaaaaagaaaaagaaagctaGTTAATTCAAACCTATAAAGAAAAATGAAACCCTAAACGTCTTTAATAATCACCCCTTTTGGTTCTTTTGAATCTTGTAGAAAATcttttgttctttcttttaaaatttttagaactttaaaattgttgtttttcattttttgcatttttttaagttcttttaaaataaacttaaaaaaggAAGGTTTTGGACATAAAATCATTCCTaattaattttcataaatttatttacgaatgttatgtttttttaattttcttataacTTAACTAtctatcaaaaatatttatgaaattagtGTCCACACCCAAAAGCAACTTTGCAACTTTACCAAATATGATTTGTAAGGGtgctcttaaatttttttttgaaaaaataatataatatgtgattTCTAATAATATAGTATGTGGTTCCTcgtaagttaatataatttgttGCATCCGATTACATTTGGTTGCgaaaaatctataaaaaataatttttttaatattttacagattttaaaaaagtaaaaaagaatatattttttgaaaaaaccctaaattttaaaagaaaagattcTACAGAAAAAGGTCAATTATACTTCTGTGAGGACCGTTACTCAAACTAGGATTTTTTGCCCGCTACGCATGGTTATAGagatgatttttaattaaaattaattatgcaaagattttgagaaagaaatacaattaaaaaatatttaatgaaacaaTTTTTCCGATTTTgtggatgaaaaatatattactctCATAATCATCGTGAACATTAATTTGAGTTGATATGATTTCAAATGCCAGCTTctcgagcagttaaaaaaaataaatttaattgtttttttgttaCTAATCATTAGAGAGGGAACCTTGAAACTCTTACCTTAGTTTATTTTTCGGATCAAAACATTCAAAACCTTTTTTGATTTGACCTTCGTTTTCTTAGATCTTCTCGTTGTTCcagatgattttattttataaagtgGTCCGAGTTATTCTGTTTTGTGGTTTTGTTCTCCAGATCAGGGGATTGTCTTGGtttaattagtattttatttaagtatttgttgATCTAAAGTTGCAGGCATCAAAACTGGTTCTGAGCAGaatttcacatgcaaaaaatgtcaatatctatgttttatagtttaaaattatttttgaacacacacaacgatgaaaaatatgaaaaaaaaaaaacatgtatttagatttagatcctaaaaagctattcaaaatttaaggttctgcagcagaaccttagtggttttatggttctattttaaggactggttctctcttgagcgcgaccctttACACCCATTCTTAAGTTAAAAAGGTGAAAATTGAGTTTCTTCTGCCGAATCTGAACCATCATCGTGAAAGATCTCTACTGTTTGAGTTCTCTTTGGATTTTCACTCTAGTCAATCACAAAACACATACTAttaaattctgatttaattattataaattttatatttataatttaatatataaatttgagcaAGAAAGAAaagacaaaataataataatatatttatacgtTTTCTTAAGTTGCTATTTTAATAAAGGTCCTATGTTGGAGTGGAAAATTTAatcgaaaatataatatatgaattttaagttttattatacactaaataaaaaatgatatattttctttttccttcgttCTACAATATGGACATAAATCATTTTATACAAATTAGGCatttcagaaaataaaatataaattctgaTATAAGTGACAAAAAGATGTACAAACTCCGGAGATAAGTCTTAAAAAATTCAGCACACTTATATGTTTATTAAGGCAGGAagtaatttatttcaataaGACTGAGCTTAcatttgaaatttcttttgatttGGATTTATTTGTTACTAAagatgtatattttaaatgaagtatagaattttaaaatatattatatacagtaaaaatgaaataatttaacTATTAACTGTTTTTCTATGATAGGGTCTTTGCCTGCTATCTTATGAATGAATCAGAATTTTGTTACTTGAGTGTAATATGTTGACTCCGAGTGACTGGTCTCTAAGATTTCTTACTGAAAGTCATCAcgaaaattgaaattgaaacaCAGATATTTCTACAATAGTGAGGCCAGCTATCAGAGAGGCGAACATACAGGATGCACAATAACTTAAAATGGAATGTGCATTGCAAGAATTTTATGCCACTCTGAAAAATGGACACTCTGCAATGGGAATTTTTGTTCACTGCAACATCCCTGTTTCAACCGTACCTGCTTATTGAGTAGTTCGATCATGGGATCATCTCTATCATGgagtcaacttcaatggctcaTGTCAACTCTGTCCAAGACTGACAATACTGGAAATTCAACTACTCAGATCAAACAATACCTCTCTCATTCTGTTCCTATagcaactctctctctctccctccctcaaTCTACAAACACAACCACACAATGGACCCATCAAAATCCAAACATTCAGACACATGTATTATACACATATCGAAACAGAAATTTA of Daucus carota subsp. sativus chromosome 3, DH1 v3.0, whole genome shotgun sequence contains these proteins:
- the LOC108213056 gene encoding thioredoxin-like 2, chloroplastic, with product MADVIRLSFNSLRLSSSCSLLTSLNSLYPSPNPNPRFFKKIVSVAVNSSLSSTCDFVPQLSKIPRRDLPSFKVQATIAETDQPKWWEKTAGPNMIDIHSTQDFLNALSQAGERLVIVEFYGTWCGSCRALFPKLCRTAQEHPEIMFLKVNFDENKPMCKNLNVRVLPFFHFYRGADGQLEAFSCSLAKFQKIKDAIQMHNTDRCSIGPPRGVGDLNLEAVSAPKDKQAGTS